In Leptolyngbya sp. NIES-2104, the genomic window GGAGGGAGTGACGATCGTGGTTGCGACTCCGTATCTCGATGAGGCTGAACGCTGTAATCGAGTGGCATTGATGTATGACGGCATGATTCAACAGCTTGGAACGCCCGCCGAATTACGTCAAAGTTTAGGATTGCATCGGCTTGAAGTTCATACACCACAGCTTGAGATTGCTGAACAGGCTTTAAGTGGAAGTTCTGGAATTGCAGATGTTCAAACTTTTGGCGATCGATTAGATGTGTTAGTCGCTGATCCGAATCGAGGAGAAGGGGAAATTCGGGAGCAATTTCGCGATCGACACCTCGCTTTAACTTCGATCCATACTGCCGAACCCACATTAGAGAACGTCTTTGTTACACGATTGCGCCAACAAGGATCAGCCCCGCAGTTTCTAGAGTTTCCGCGTGGTCGATCGGGACGTAAATCTCCTCAAGACACTGCAATTTATGCTCACAATCTCGATCGAGTATTTGGCACATTCCAAGCAGTGAAAAATGTAAATGTGGAAGTGCGCTACGGAGAGATTTTCGGATTGCTCGGTGCAAATGGAGCTGGGAAAACGACCACGATTAAAATGCTGTGTGGATTGCTTCCGGCAAGTTCTGGAGACATTTCACTTGGCGGAGAACGCGGAAATTTACGAAGCAGTGATCTAAGAAAGCGGATTGGCTACATGAGCCAGAAATTTACGCTGTATGATGACTTGTCGATCGTGCAAAATCTCGAATTCTACAGCGGTGTTTATGGTGTTCCTCGAAAGCTCAGACGCGAGAAAATTGATTGGGTGCTGGCAACCTGTGGACTAGAAGGACAGGAAAACATGCTCACCGGACAGTTACCCGGAGGTTGGAAACAGCGAGTCGCGTTTGGTGCCTCTGTGCTGCACGAACCGGATATTCTATTTCTCGATGAGCCGACTTCTGGCGTTGATCCACTAGCACGACGACAATTCTGGCGATTGATCAATGACTTTGCCAGAAATGGTACTGCGATTTTAGTCACGACTCATTATCTAGAAGAAGCAGAACAATGTAA contains:
- a CDS encoding ATP-binding cassette domain-containing protein, translated to MTSAVEFTPNAAFDTIDSVVQVRQLHKHYGRLAAVRGIDFSVAPGELFGLIGPDGAGKTTTFHILGGIMEATAGEVQVLGLQARDARLQIGYLTQQFSLYLDLSIDENLQYVAGLREVPEQLFQQRRAKYLKLMSLDRFGDRLAGQLSGGMKQKLALCCALVSQPKVLLLDEPTTGVDPVSRREFWDVLAALAAEGVTIVVATPYLDEAERCNRVALMYDGMIQQLGTPAELRQSLGLHRLEVHTPQLEIAEQALSGSSGIADVQTFGDRLDVLVADPNRGEGEIREQFRDRHLALTSIHTAEPTLENVFVTRLRQQGSAPQFLEFPRGRSGRKSPQDTAIYAHNLDRVFGTFQAVKNVNVEVRYGEIFGLLGANGAGKTTTIKMLCGLLPASSGDISLGGERGNLRSSDLRKRIGYMSQKFTLYDDLSIVQNLEFYSGVYGVPRKLRREKIDWVLATCGLEGQENMLTGQLPGGWKQRVAFGASVLHEPDILFLDEPTSGVDPLARRQFWRLINDFARNGTAILVTTHYLEEAEQCNRMSFMVAGETVLEGSPNQVKAAQPGQLIEIVIDQTQAASNLLKQQMESWRVSIFADRLHVVIDHPEEIEELRSRLLAAHLSPHSLLPIPYSLEDAFIGVVQRAQNKL